From the genome of Salvia splendens isolate huo1 chromosome 7, SspV2, whole genome shotgun sequence:
ttgaagatgaaggtgtacaactgattAGTTggaccaacgacgataatgaagccggtccaagccacggcgtggccgcccccaacgtacggagtggggtacctcacgatgaagacggccgcctccaagcacatgccgacatgcgccaaacggaggctcatattcgactccaacaggatttaattgaagagttataggcgcggaggactgcacgacattatttttttttaattatctaatttttttaattaatgtactttttaaattttaataatattattgaatttttgcgtatctgtgtcgtaaatttaattccgtattttgtgtgattgttaattatttgttgcgcggagtataattttgagtgatgtggctaggctatgactagGCTATGGTTggactatttgcttgttttgatgatgtggcaggaggagtttgtggctaggctatggctaggctatggctaggctattgctgggctattcctattgtgaatggcctaataaaaacacacttcattaaataagataaaataaaattacaatttaaaatcctaaaaaaataaaaaaacacataattaaaatcctaaaaaaaattaaaatacataatataaaatacaattttatatcaattataaaaactacttcGCCGatgaatcatcccccgaaggcggtggcggtgcactcaagctacttggaggcggaataccaatttttcttgccatatactcaattccggcaagatgggcttgatattggggaggcgtcatgcgggaagtgtcagccatcgtggcgaccaagtacatggacattagggtgttcgagcccgagcccgcctggcttgattcgcttcggtccctcctccctctagccacCTTCGCcaccttggtcccttgcggccgacggcgtgAACGAGAGGAGCCTCCTGCATCGgtggccgtgccctcaacctcctgtgaggcgttgcctgacccgccctcactagacgagtattggccactcaccgtgtgcttcgtgcgtttagAGCTCGAGCCCGTgatggactggacaccgccagcccacctttcaacgtctttgaccgactcccaaacatcgacatgtttgaattctttattGTTGTCGTCTTTAAAGACTCGCAAAACCGCTCTCAGAATGCcgactccgctttggtaattcgccgcttcattcttgtaaatcccgcaaaattttttgacatctctgtcgactcggtcaaaatgactgcggagcatcttcaaggTGTGGCGGCGACCCCCTTTGGCTTAttctcgttgtaggcgtcggtgaccttttcccaaaaacatttgcgggtttgttgattcccggcgatgggatcgtacgagacgctgacccaagcgttgaacagagtcatcgtatccttgcggctgtatggatgacggcctacatcctcctcgtcctcctcctcctcgaagtcgaatgcgcgaccccggagcttccaccgcctcgtgctccttccggagtgggttcatccggaaAATTCTCCTTAATTTTGGATAATCCGTGCGAttgcccatacctcggggcggagggacgagaatatgcatccacatcaaaatatggtgtttggtacgccgtcggcgtcgacgagccttgggtgccgggcgtcgacgaaccggaaccggaagcacccaaaACATTGTATATGCCCCTCAGTCGCCAAATGTGTTCAAGTCAtagccgccggagccgccagagtttccgtcgccggacattttgacagaaattggagaggaaatagagatgatcagagaagaatagatgtgtgtttgtgtgtagaATGAGAATGAAaaaggagtatttatagaataaaaaaaagaaaaaaaataaaataaaataaaaaatttaccattcaacggtaatattaccattttttttaaaaaaaatattttttctaaaaattgaatttatttttaaaaaaattatttattgcgtcagcatgacgccgcccactcgcgggccggcgagtgggcgtcacaccTAGCGCCAGCTTTCCCTTCGGGACGGGACAAGGgacgagaccgggacgagatGGAGGATTGCATCGCTGTCTCAATGCGGTTTCGTCTCttcgagacgagaccgagaccgCATCGAGACGCGATGCGGATGGCCTTAGTATTTAAGTTAGTagatgaaattttgtttcatactcaaattctataaaaatagttatgtgtttgaaaaaaatagaattgattaaaaattaaaatttagtactccctctgtttcacTTTAGAattcgacatgagttttaagaaatgtaaaagaaagttgATGAAAAAATCAGTGAAATATGAATTCTactttttatataataattttataataaaatttgagtgaaaaaaagtttttaaaacGTGGACCTATTACTATTTATGAAATAATTCAACTAGAACTCCTAAAATGCGACTAACTCACGGTGGAGACTATAGTTAATGTATTTATAAGCATTTAGTTTATTACTAATAAAGTAATAAATGGTGTTGAGCACACGATTTGAGTTTAGTCAAAAGTTAGTGAGTCGCTCGCCCCCACCTCtacttcctctcttcttcctaTCCTTCAAACCTCATCTCCTTCTTTCTCTATATAAACCCCTCCATTCACATTTCTTATAAAATTCAACCAGATTTTTCAACCTCCCATTTTATCCATTTGTCGGATTTTCAATTTCAAtctacttttttcttctttcaggTACAACaaatcaattttctatttccTTCAATTTGTCCGGCGAATCcgaatttgattattttatcaGATATTAATATTTCCGTTTTTGATGCTGTTACAGTTCTGTTTGCCTCACTCGTAGAGAAGAAGATTTTCTGGAAATCGAGGTGATCTGAAGATGAATAGTACTTTAGTCCGAGGATATTTGGCTCCGGCAAACGATTTCCAGCCGAATTGCCGGTCGAGAGCAGTTTTCCCTGAAGAAAACCGTGTTTTGGGGCTTAGGGTTGGTTCCTCATTCGACGAATCTCAATTTGAATCGGTTGAATCGCAGAATGAAGGATCGTATTCATCATCGCCGGAGGGTGAGATCTCCAAAGAAATGGATCACTCCGATGCAATTCTCAAGTACATAGGCATCATGCTCATGGAGGAGGAGGATTTGGAAAACAAACCCTGTATGCTGCACGACTGCTTGGCTCTCCAGGCTACTGAGAAATCTCTCTACGATGTTCTCAACAACAACGATTCTTCTAATCAAACCGACTCCACCGCTAGCGGAAGCTCATCCGATATCACCAGCTTCCTCGAGTCAAATTGGGCTGAAAATATTAGGGATTTCGAATCTAGCCTTAGCCCCTCCGAAATTCACTACCAAAATTTGGCGCCGAGGGATAAGAAGCACAGATACAGAGAAGACAACAGCGGCGATTACAGGAGCAATAAACAGTTAGCCAACAATGTCGGTGGTGAGCCGGAGGAGTTGGATATGTACGACAAGGTGCTCTTGTGTTCCAACTCCGACAACGCGTTGGTTTCCGATTGCGAGACGAAGACTAAATGGCAGCCTAAGGGAGCAACCAGGGGTCGGCCGAAAGGAGGCAAGAAACAGCAAGGAGTGATCAAGGAAGTGGTGGATCTGCGGACTCTGTTGATGCAATGCGCGCAGGCTGTGGCCACCTTCGACAGCAGGACCATAAACGATCTGCTGGCTAAGATACGGCAGCATTCCTCCCCACGCGGCGACGGCACAGAGCGCCTCGCCCATTACTTCGCCAACGCGCTCCAGGCGCGTGTGGCGGGCACTGGCTCCGCGGCTTTATTCCACCGGATATCAGCCGCAGTGATGCTCAGAGGCTACCAGACATACATCAAGGCTTGCCCTTTCAAGAAAATGTCCAATCTCTTAGCCAACAAAACCATCAGGAAACTCGCTGATTCCGCCACAACCCTTCATATAATCGACTTCGGCATCCTCTACGGATTCCAGTGGCCCTGCCTCATCCAGGCCCTCTCCGAGAGGCGCGGTGGCCCCCCCAAGCTCCGCATCACAGGGATAGACTTCCCTCAGCCGGGCTTCCGCCCGGCTGAGCGGGTTGCAGACACGGGCGACCGTCTCGCTAGGTACTGCGAGCGATTCGGGGTACCGTTTGAGTACACGGCGATAGCCCAGAAATGGGAGAGCATCAAAGTGGAGGAGCTCAAGATCGAGAGGGATGAGCTGCTGGTGGTGAACTGCCTTTACCGGCTGCAGAACGTGCCGGATGAGACGGTGGTGGCCAACAGCCCGAGGGATCAAGTGCTGAAGCTGATCAAGAGGATCAACCCTGACATGTTTATCCAAGGAGCTGTCAATGGCACCTACAACACGCCCTTCTTCGTGACGCGATTCAGGGAGGCGCTGTTCCAGTACTCGTCCATGTTCGACATGTACGAGGCGACAGTGCCCCGGGAGGATCCCAACAGGCTGCTGTTCGAGGAGGAGGTGTTCGGGAAGGACATCACCAACATTATAGCGTGTGAGGGGACGGAGAGGCTCAACTGGCCGGAGACGTACAAGCAATGGCAGGCCAGGACTGTGAGGGCCGGGTTCAGGCAGCTTCCGCTGGATCAGCAGATTGTGAGATGCGTCAGGAGCAAGGTGAAGGAAGAGTATCACAAGGACTTCTCGGTTGATGAAGATGGCAAATGGATGTTGCAGGGATGGAAAGGC
Proteins encoded in this window:
- the LOC121741559 gene encoding scarecrow-like protein 30 — its product is MNSTLVRGYLAPANDFQPNCRSRAVFPEENRVLGLRVGSSFDESQFESVESQNEGSYSSSPEGEISKEMDHSDAILKYIGIMLMEEEDLENKPCMLHDCLALQATEKSLYDVLNNNDSSNQTDSTASGSSSDITSFLESNWAENIRDFESSLSPSEIHYQNLAPRDKKHRYREDNSGDYRSNKQLANNVGGEPEELDMYDKVLLCSNSDNALVSDCETKTKWQPKGATRGRPKGGKKQQGVIKEVVDLRTLLMQCAQAVATFDSRTINDLLAKIRQHSSPRGDGTERLAHYFANALQARVAGTGSAALFHRISAAVMLRGYQTYIKACPFKKMSNLLANKTIRKLADSATTLHIIDFGILYGFQWPCLIQALSERRGGPPKLRITGIDFPQPGFRPAERVADTGDRLARYCERFGVPFEYTAIAQKWESIKVEELKIERDELLVVNCLYRLQNVPDETVVANSPRDQVLKLIKRINPDMFIQGAVNGTYNTPFFVTRFREALFQYSSMFDMYEATVPREDPNRLLFEEEVFGKDITNIIACEGTERLNWPETYKQWQARTVRAGFRQLPLDQQIVRCVRSKVKEEYHKDFSVDEDGKWMLQGWKGRVLHAFSCWKPAHN